One Tursiops truncatus isolate mTurTru1 chromosome 3, mTurTru1.mat.Y, whole genome shotgun sequence DNA segment encodes these proteins:
- the TSPAN17 gene encoding tetraspanin-17 isoform X2: MRAESSCVLFPDVFLVHGMDPGTWRRLQQVLGALFLAIGLWAWGEKGVLSNISALTDLGGLDPVWLFVVVGGIMSVLGFAGCIGALRENTFLLKFFSVFLGLIFFLELATGILAFVFKDWIRDQLNLFINNNVKAYRDDIDLQNLIDFAQEYWSCCGARGPNDWNLNIYFNCTDVNPSRERCGVPFSCCVRDPVEDVLNTQCGYDVRLKLELEQQGFIHTKGCVGQFEKWLQDNLIIVAGIFVGIALLQIFGICLAQNLVSDIKAVKANWIKHDDGYRLLK; the protein is encoded by the exons atgagggctgAGAGCTCATGTGTCCTATTCCCTGATGTATTTCTGGTGCATGGAATGGATCCTGGGACATGGAGGCGTTTGCAGCAG gTGCTGGGAGCCCTGTTCCTGGCCATTGGTCTCTGGGCCTGGGGTGAGAAG GGTGTTCTCTCCAACATCTCGGCGCTGACAGATCTGGGAGGCCTTGACCCTGTGTGGCTCTTTGTAGTGGTAGGAGGCATCATGTCGGTGCTGGGCTTTGCCGGCTGCATTGGGGCCCTCCGGGAGAACACCTTCCTGCTCAAGTTT TTCTCCGTGTTCCTTGGCCTCATTTTCTTCCTGGAGTTGGCAACAGGGATCCTGGCCTTCGTCTTCAAGGACTGGATTCGAGACCAGCTCAACCTCTTCATCAACAACAATGTCAAGGCCTATCGGGACGACATTGACCTCCAGAACCTCATTGACTTTGCTCAGGAATAC TGGTCTTGCTGCGGAGCCCGAGGGCCCAACGACTGGAACCTCAATATCTACTTCAACTGCACTGACGTGAACCCGAGCCGGGAGCGCTGCGGGGTGCCCTTCTCCTGCTGCGTCAGGGACCCTGTG GAAGATGTCCTCAACACTCAGTGTGGCTACGATGTTCGGCTCAAACTg GAGCTGGAGCAGCAGGGCTTCATCCACACCAAAGGCTGCGTGGGCCAGTTTGAAAAGTGGCTGCAGGACAACCTGATCATCGTGGCTGGGATCTTTGTGGGCATCGCCCTCCTCCAG ATCTTTGGTATCTGCCTGGCCCAGAACCTCGTGAGTGACATCAAGGCAGTGAAGGCCAACTG GATCAAACATGATGATGGCTACAGACtactcaaataa
- the TSPAN17 gene encoding tetraspanin-17 isoform X1, with translation MTGKHQHFQEPEVGCCGKYFLFGFNIVFWVLGALFLAIGLWAWGEKGVLSNISALTDLGGLDPVWLFVVVGGIMSVLGFAGCIGALRENTFLLKFFSVFLGLIFFLELATGILAFVFKDWIRDQLNLFINNNVKAYRDDIDLQNLIDFAQEYWSCCGARGPNDWNLNIYFNCTDVNPSRERCGVPFSCCVRDPVEDVLNTQCGYDVRLKLELEQQGFIHTKGCVGQFEKWLQDNLIIVAGIFVGIALLQIFGICLAQNLVSDIKAVKANWIKHDDGYRLLK, from the exons ATGACCGGCAAGCACCAGCACTTCCAGGAACCCGAGGTCGGCTGCTGCGGGAAATACTTCCTGTTTGGCTTCAACATCGTCTTCTGG gTGCTGGGAGCCCTGTTCCTGGCCATTGGTCTCTGGGCCTGGGGTGAGAAG GGTGTTCTCTCCAACATCTCGGCGCTGACAGATCTGGGAGGCCTTGACCCTGTGTGGCTCTTTGTAGTGGTAGGAGGCATCATGTCGGTGCTGGGCTTTGCCGGCTGCATTGGGGCCCTCCGGGAGAACACCTTCCTGCTCAAGTTT TTCTCCGTGTTCCTTGGCCTCATTTTCTTCCTGGAGTTGGCAACAGGGATCCTGGCCTTCGTCTTCAAGGACTGGATTCGAGACCAGCTCAACCTCTTCATCAACAACAATGTCAAGGCCTATCGGGACGACATTGACCTCCAGAACCTCATTGACTTTGCTCAGGAATAC TGGTCTTGCTGCGGAGCCCGAGGGCCCAACGACTGGAACCTCAATATCTACTTCAACTGCACTGACGTGAACCCGAGCCGGGAGCGCTGCGGGGTGCCCTTCTCCTGCTGCGTCAGGGACCCTGTG GAAGATGTCCTCAACACTCAGTGTGGCTACGATGTTCGGCTCAAACTg GAGCTGGAGCAGCAGGGCTTCATCCACACCAAAGGCTGCGTGGGCCAGTTTGAAAAGTGGCTGCAGGACAACCTGATCATCGTGGCTGGGATCTTTGTGGGCATCGCCCTCCTCCAG ATCTTTGGTATCTGCCTGGCCCAGAACCTCGTGAGTGACATCAAGGCAGTGAAGGCCAACTG GATCAAACATGATGATGGCTACAGACtactcaaataa
- the TSPAN17 gene encoding tetraspanin-17 isoform X3, producing the protein MTGKHQHFQEPEVGCCGKYFLFGFNIVFWGVLSNISALTDLGGLDPVWLFVVVGGIMSVLGFAGCIGALRENTFLLKFFSVFLGLIFFLELATGILAFVFKDWIRDQLNLFINNNVKAYRDDIDLQNLIDFAQEYWSCCGARGPNDWNLNIYFNCTDVNPSRERCGVPFSCCVRDPVEDVLNTQCGYDVRLKLELEQQGFIHTKGCVGQFEKWLQDNLIIVAGIFVGIALLQIFGICLAQNLVSDIKAVKANWIKHDDGYRLLK; encoded by the exons ATGACCGGCAAGCACCAGCACTTCCAGGAACCCGAGGTCGGCTGCTGCGGGAAATACTTCCTGTTTGGCTTCAACATCGTCTTCTGG GGTGTTCTCTCCAACATCTCGGCGCTGACAGATCTGGGAGGCCTTGACCCTGTGTGGCTCTTTGTAGTGGTAGGAGGCATCATGTCGGTGCTGGGCTTTGCCGGCTGCATTGGGGCCCTCCGGGAGAACACCTTCCTGCTCAAGTTT TTCTCCGTGTTCCTTGGCCTCATTTTCTTCCTGGAGTTGGCAACAGGGATCCTGGCCTTCGTCTTCAAGGACTGGATTCGAGACCAGCTCAACCTCTTCATCAACAACAATGTCAAGGCCTATCGGGACGACATTGACCTCCAGAACCTCATTGACTTTGCTCAGGAATAC TGGTCTTGCTGCGGAGCCCGAGGGCCCAACGACTGGAACCTCAATATCTACTTCAACTGCACTGACGTGAACCCGAGCCGGGAGCGCTGCGGGGTGCCCTTCTCCTGCTGCGTCAGGGACCCTGTG GAAGATGTCCTCAACACTCAGTGTGGCTACGATGTTCGGCTCAAACTg GAGCTGGAGCAGCAGGGCTTCATCCACACCAAAGGCTGCGTGGGCCAGTTTGAAAAGTGGCTGCAGGACAACCTGATCATCGTGGCTGGGATCTTTGTGGGCATCGCCCTCCTCCAG ATCTTTGGTATCTGCCTGGCCCAGAACCTCGTGAGTGACATCAAGGCAGTGAAGGCCAACTG GATCAAACATGATGATGGCTACAGACtactcaaataa
- the TSPAN17 gene encoding tetraspanin-17 isoform X4 — MTGKHQHFQEPEVGCCGKYFLFGFNIVFWVLGALFLAIGLWAWGEKFSVFLGLIFFLELATGILAFVFKDWIRDQLNLFINNNVKAYRDDIDLQNLIDFAQEYWSCCGARGPNDWNLNIYFNCTDVNPSRERCGVPFSCCVRDPVEDVLNTQCGYDVRLKLELEQQGFIHTKGCVGQFEKWLQDNLIIVAGIFVGIALLQIFGICLAQNLVSDIKAVKANWIKHDDGYRLLK, encoded by the exons ATGACCGGCAAGCACCAGCACTTCCAGGAACCCGAGGTCGGCTGCTGCGGGAAATACTTCCTGTTTGGCTTCAACATCGTCTTCTGG gTGCTGGGAGCCCTGTTCCTGGCCATTGGTCTCTGGGCCTGGGGTGAGAAG TTCTCCGTGTTCCTTGGCCTCATTTTCTTCCTGGAGTTGGCAACAGGGATCCTGGCCTTCGTCTTCAAGGACTGGATTCGAGACCAGCTCAACCTCTTCATCAACAACAATGTCAAGGCCTATCGGGACGACATTGACCTCCAGAACCTCATTGACTTTGCTCAGGAATAC TGGTCTTGCTGCGGAGCCCGAGGGCCCAACGACTGGAACCTCAATATCTACTTCAACTGCACTGACGTGAACCCGAGCCGGGAGCGCTGCGGGGTGCCCTTCTCCTGCTGCGTCAGGGACCCTGTG GAAGATGTCCTCAACACTCAGTGTGGCTACGATGTTCGGCTCAAACTg GAGCTGGAGCAGCAGGGCTTCATCCACACCAAAGGCTGCGTGGGCCAGTTTGAAAAGTGGCTGCAGGACAACCTGATCATCGTGGCTGGGATCTTTGTGGGCATCGCCCTCCTCCAG ATCTTTGGTATCTGCCTGGCCCAGAACCTCGTGAGTGACATCAAGGCAGTGAAGGCCAACTG GATCAAACATGATGATGGCTACAGACtactcaaataa